From the Gouania willdenowi chromosome 19, fGouWil2.1, whole genome shotgun sequence genome, one window contains:
- the tha1 gene encoding threonine aldolase 1 produces MLRLPPYRLLLRLLTPSLPVRDSAGWSSVRGYYNTRKPNLPGLDGGPRVRVVDLRSDTVTKPGAAMRRAMAEAVVGDDIMKEDPTVNALEKYAADLFGMEAALFVPTGTMGNLIAVMVHCRERGDEVIVGDLSHLHIYEQGGSAQLAGVHSTTVTTLSDGTFDLEQLELKIRHGYPDPHYPRTRLICVENTHNIQGGRVLPLSFLQEVRAVADRYSLSVHMDGARLMNAAVALKVPPSTILQHTHTVSVCLSKGLGAPIGTILAGPQDFITHAVRCRKALGGGMRQAGVIAAAGEIALKDMIGRLEEDHRNTKTFAKALADYGSSLFDVDTASVETNILRFRMQDASLTPAEFCARMSRIDKDEEAELGHGVRVLMYPHFGNSVRAVWHLDISTEDTQLAIKKMKFVASKHLKEKS; encoded by the exons ATGTTAAGATTACCTCCCTACAGGCTTTTACTTAGACTTTTGACCCCCAGTCTACCGGTGAGAGACTCAGCAGGATGGAGCTCCGTTAGAGGATACTACAACACACGGAAGCCCAACCTCCCAGGGCTGGATGGAGGGCCCCGGGTCCGGGTGGTGGACCTCCGCAGCGATACGGTGACCAAGCCCGGGGCGGCCATGAGACGGGCCATGGCGGAGGCTGTGGTTGGAGATGATATAATGAAAGAAGACCCGACAGTAAACG ccTTGGAGAAATATGctgcagacctgtttggaaTGGAGGCCGCCCTGTTTGTACCTACGGGAACGATGGGTAACCTCATCGCAG TGATGGTGCACTGTCGAGAGCGAGGTGACGAGGTGATTGTAGGCGACCTTTCACACTTACACATCTACGAGCAAGGAGGCAGCGCACAG CTGGCTGGTGTCCACTCCACCACGGTAACCACGCTCTCTGACGGGACGTTTGACCTCGAGCAGCTAGAGCTGAAGATCCGTCACGGTTACCCGGACCCACATTACCCGCGCACGCGCCTCATATGTGTGGAgaacacacacaacatacaAGGAGGACGTGTGCTGCCTCTGTCTTTCCTGCAGGAG GTTAGAGCCGTAGCAGACCGATACAGCCTGTCTGTTCATATGGATGGAGCCAGGCTGATGAATGCTGCTGTGGCTCTTAAAGTCCCTCCATCCACCAtcctgcagcacacacacactgtgagtgTGTGCCTATCCAAG GGCTTGGGGGCCCCCATTGGTACCATACTGGCTGGACCCCAGGACTTCATAACCCATGCAGTGCGGTGTCGTAAAGCTTTGGGTGGGGGGATGAGACAAGCAGGTGTAATCGCCGCAGCTGGAGAAATTGCACTAAAAGATATGATTGGACGACTCGAGGAGGATCATcgcaacacaaaaacatttgcTAAAG CACTGGCTGATTACGGCTCCTCTCTGTTCGATGTGGACACAGCGAGCGTAGAGACAAACATCCTGCGGTTTCGTATGCAGGATGCAAGTTTGACTCCTGCTGAGTTCTGTGCACGTATGAGTCGAATAGACAAGGATGAAGAGGCCGAGCTGGGACACGGGGTACGGGTCCTGATGTACCCTCACTTTGGGAACTCTGTTAGAGCCGTGTGGCATCTGGACATTTCAACTGAAGACACGCAGCTtgccattaaaaaaatgaagtttgTGGCCTCGAAGCACTTAAAAGAGAAATCCTGA
- the eef2k gene encoding eukaryotic elongation factor 2 kinase isoform X1, protein MEDELMMFDMEEVGSAQRPPAQRNTHKLRASSLSDTNASEEDDEESFISPILSDLAKDTCLYLKNLVHSKQSPNSLPRAHYIHRNQNETDADARSYKVLSESARAAWIRAIEKAKAMPDPWAEFHMEDILTEPCVRYRYSAITRDWVQDQIHIKMASQPFGKGAMRECFRTKKLSNFSHSSNWKAASNYVAKRYMETVNRDVYFEDVRLQMEAKLWGEEYNRHRPPKQVDIMQMCVVEMINRPGQPLFHLEHYIEGKYLKYNSNSGFVRDDNLRLTPQAFSHFTFERSGHQLIVVDIQGVGDLYTDPQIHTDVGTDFGDGNLGVRGMALFFHSHLCNKICKSMGLTPFDTSTAEKSQLDSTNKLLKSAKTVLRGCEEQCGSPRVRTMSTGRAPPLRCRLSETSLWDESSSDAESIPCSPLTLGGLMGKSPLGVSFTGMYEHERLHNAGEHQESESGGDSGYPSEKRSDGDPNDHIDGAHHRYQRHYSESDEDSIRRRKMKPPPGVSDNLYSCTPDNEWMTEEKWTFYHSTRAHVHRSSCVATEVERLESLLQKKIGQSVLGKVHLAMVRYHEAGRFCEKDEQWDQDSAMFHLERAAQCGELEAIIALGQCYMQLPHHILSDVVLEDNAGNRMKGFKYLLQAAEAGDRSSMITVARAFDTGINLSADRKQNWEEAVHWYDSVLNMTDYDEGGEFDGTLDEPRYLLLAREAEMFQEGGHHLSADPQRAGDLFTEAAEAAMEAMKGRLANQYYMKAEEAWAMMEE, encoded by the exons ATGGAGGACGAGTTGATGATGTTTGACATGGAGGAGGTGGGCAGCGCCCAGAGACCCCCCGCTCAGAGGAATACGCACAAACTGCGGGCCTCCTCCCTCAGCGACACCAACGCCAGCGAAGAGGACGACGAGGAAAGCTTCATTTCCCCCATTTTGAGCGACTTGGCCAAAGACACCTGTCTCTACTTAAAAAACCTGGTGCATTCAAAGCAGTCGCCGAACTCTCTCCCCAGGGCGCACTATATCCACAGG AACCAAAATGAAACCGATGCTGATGCTCGATCATACAAAGTTTTATCTGAGAGTGCACGG GCTGCATGGATTCGTGCGATTGAAAAGGCCAAAGCAATGCCCGACCCCTGGGCAGAGTTTCACATGGAGGATATTTTGACTGAACCATGCGTTCGTTACAG GTACAGTGCCATCACTCGGGATTGGGTTCAAGACCAGATTCACATCAAGATGGCTTCACag CCGTTTGGGAAAGGAGCCATGAGGGAGTGCTTTAGAAC GAAGAAGCTTTCAAATTTCTCCCACAGCAGTAACTGGAAGGCGGCCTCCAACTATGTGGCCAAGCGTTACATGGAGACGGTGAATCGAGACGTTTACTTTGAGGACGTCCGGCTGCAGATGGAGGCCAAGCTCTGGGGCGAGGAGTACAACCGGCACAGGCCTCCGAAACAG GTGGACATCATGCAGATGTGCGTGGTGGAGATGATTAACAGGCCGGGCCAACCTCTTTTCCATCTGGAGCATTACATCGAGGGCAAATACCTCAAGTACAACTCCAACTCTGGCTTTGTGAGGGACGACAACCTCCGCCTCACTCCACAG GCCTTCAGTCACTTCACCTTCGAGCGCTCGGGTCACCAGCTCATCGTGGTGGACATTCAGGGCGTAGGAGATCTCTACACTGACCCTCAGATCCACACAGATGTGGGGACGGACTTTGGAGACGGGAATCTTG GTGTGAGAGGCATGGCTCTCTTCTTCCACTCCCACCTTTGTAACAAGATCTGTAAAAGCATGGGCCTCACGCCGTTCGACACGTCCACCGCGGAGAAGTCGCAGCTCGACTCCACCAACAAACTGCTG aaGTCGGCCAAAACGGTGCTGAGAGGCTGTGAGGAGCAGTGTGGCTCGCCTCGCGTTCGCACGATGTCGACGGGCCGAGCTCCGCCTTTACGGTGCCGCCTGTCGGAAACTTCACTGTGGGATGAAAGCTCCAGCGACGCCGAATCGATCCCGTGCTCTCCGCTCACCTTGGGCGGATTAATGGGGAAGTCACCTTTAG GCGTGTCCTTCACTGGGATGTACGAGCACGAAAGGCTTCACAACGCAGGAGAACACCAG GAATCTGAGAGTGGAGGAGACAGCGGTTACCCCAGCGAGAAGAGAAGCGACGGCGATCCAAATGATCACATAGACGGG GCCCATCATCGCTACCAAAGACATTACTCTGAATCGGATGAGGACAGTATCCGACGG AGGAAGATGAAACCTCCTCCAGGAGTCTCTGACAACCTCTATTCATGCACACCTGACAATGAATGG ATGACGGAGGAGAAGTGGACCTTCTACCATTCGACTCGAGCTCACGTCCACCGATCTTCCTGCGTGGCTACGGAGGTGGAGCGACTCGAATCACTCCTGCAGAAGAAAATTGGGCAATCAGTCCTTGGGAAG GTCCACTTAGCAATGGTGAGATATCATGAGGCGGGAAGATTCTGTGAGAAGGATGAGCAGTGGGATCAGGACTCGGCCATGTTCCACCTGGAGCGAGCGGCCCAGTGTGGAGAGCTGGAGGCCATCATTGCTTTAGGGCAGTGCTACATGCAACTACCTCATCACATACTGTCCGACGTGGTGCTGGAG GATAACGCAGGAAACCGAATGAAAGGGTTTAAGTACCTGCTGCAGGCCGCTGAGGCAGGTGACAGGTCGTCCATGATTACAGTGGCCAGAGCCTTTGATACTGGGATCAACCTGTCAGCAGACAG GAAGCAGAACTGGGAGGAGGCCGTCCACTGGTACGACAGTGTGCTTAACATGACGGACTATGACGAGGGTGGGGAGTTCGACGGAACGCTGGACGAACCTCGCTACCTGCTGCTGGCCAGAGAGGCCGAGATGTTCCAAGAAGGAGGCCATCACCTGAGCGCAGACCCACAGAGAGCAG GAGACCTGTTTACAGAGGCAGCAGAAGCTGCCATGGAGGCCATGAAAGGACGCCTGGCGAACCAGTACTACATGAAAGCTGAGGAGGCCTGGGCCATGATGGAGGAATAA
- the eef2k gene encoding eukaryotic elongation factor 2 kinase isoform X3: protein MEDELMMFDMEEVGSAQRPPAQRNTHKLRASSLSDTNASEEDDEESFISPILSDLAKDTCLYLKNLVHSKQSPNSLPRAHYIHRNQNETDADARSYKVLSESARAAWIRAIEKAKAMPDPWAEFHMEDILTEPCVRYRYSAITRDWVQDQIHIKMASQPFGKGAMRECFRTKKLSNFSHSSNWKAASNYVAKRYMETVNRDVYFEDVRLQMEAKLWGEEYNRHRPPKQVDIMQMCVVEMINRPGQPLFHLEHYIEGKYLKYNSNSGFVRDDNLRLTPQAFSHFTFERSGHQLIVVDIQGVGDLYTDPQIHTDVGTDFGDGNLGVRGMALFFHSHLCNKICKSMGLTPFDTSTAEKSQLDSTNKLLKSAKTVLRGCEEQCGSPRVRTMSTGRAPPLRCRLSETSLWDESSSDAESIPCSPLTLGGLMGKSPLGVSFTGMYEHERLHNAGEHQESESGGDSGYPSEKRSDGDPNDHIDGAHHRYQRHYSESDEDSIRRMTEEKWTFYHSTRAHVHRSSCVATEVERLESLLQKKIGQSVLGKVHLAMVRYHEAGRFCEKDEQWDQDSAMFHLERAAQCGELEAIIALGQCYMQLPHHILSDVVLEDNAGNRMKGFKYLLQAAEAGDRSSMITVARAFDTGINLSADRKQNWEEAVHWYDSVLNMTDYDEGGEFDGTLDEPRYLLLAREAEMFQEGGHHLSADPQRAGDLFTEAAEAAMEAMKGRLANQYYMKAEEAWAMMEE, encoded by the exons ATGGAGGACGAGTTGATGATGTTTGACATGGAGGAGGTGGGCAGCGCCCAGAGACCCCCCGCTCAGAGGAATACGCACAAACTGCGGGCCTCCTCCCTCAGCGACACCAACGCCAGCGAAGAGGACGACGAGGAAAGCTTCATTTCCCCCATTTTGAGCGACTTGGCCAAAGACACCTGTCTCTACTTAAAAAACCTGGTGCATTCAAAGCAGTCGCCGAACTCTCTCCCCAGGGCGCACTATATCCACAGG AACCAAAATGAAACCGATGCTGATGCTCGATCATACAAAGTTTTATCTGAGAGTGCACGG GCTGCATGGATTCGTGCGATTGAAAAGGCCAAAGCAATGCCCGACCCCTGGGCAGAGTTTCACATGGAGGATATTTTGACTGAACCATGCGTTCGTTACAG GTACAGTGCCATCACTCGGGATTGGGTTCAAGACCAGATTCACATCAAGATGGCTTCACag CCGTTTGGGAAAGGAGCCATGAGGGAGTGCTTTAGAAC GAAGAAGCTTTCAAATTTCTCCCACAGCAGTAACTGGAAGGCGGCCTCCAACTATGTGGCCAAGCGTTACATGGAGACGGTGAATCGAGACGTTTACTTTGAGGACGTCCGGCTGCAGATGGAGGCCAAGCTCTGGGGCGAGGAGTACAACCGGCACAGGCCTCCGAAACAG GTGGACATCATGCAGATGTGCGTGGTGGAGATGATTAACAGGCCGGGCCAACCTCTTTTCCATCTGGAGCATTACATCGAGGGCAAATACCTCAAGTACAACTCCAACTCTGGCTTTGTGAGGGACGACAACCTCCGCCTCACTCCACAG GCCTTCAGTCACTTCACCTTCGAGCGCTCGGGTCACCAGCTCATCGTGGTGGACATTCAGGGCGTAGGAGATCTCTACACTGACCCTCAGATCCACACAGATGTGGGGACGGACTTTGGAGACGGGAATCTTG GTGTGAGAGGCATGGCTCTCTTCTTCCACTCCCACCTTTGTAACAAGATCTGTAAAAGCATGGGCCTCACGCCGTTCGACACGTCCACCGCGGAGAAGTCGCAGCTCGACTCCACCAACAAACTGCTG aaGTCGGCCAAAACGGTGCTGAGAGGCTGTGAGGAGCAGTGTGGCTCGCCTCGCGTTCGCACGATGTCGACGGGCCGAGCTCCGCCTTTACGGTGCCGCCTGTCGGAAACTTCACTGTGGGATGAAAGCTCCAGCGACGCCGAATCGATCCCGTGCTCTCCGCTCACCTTGGGCGGATTAATGGGGAAGTCACCTTTAG GCGTGTCCTTCACTGGGATGTACGAGCACGAAAGGCTTCACAACGCAGGAGAACACCAG GAATCTGAGAGTGGAGGAGACAGCGGTTACCCCAGCGAGAAGAGAAGCGACGGCGATCCAAATGATCACATAGACGGG GCCCATCATCGCTACCAAAGACATTACTCTGAATCGGATGAGGACAGTATCCGACGG ATGACGGAGGAGAAGTGGACCTTCTACCATTCGACTCGAGCTCACGTCCACCGATCTTCCTGCGTGGCTACGGAGGTGGAGCGACTCGAATCACTCCTGCAGAAGAAAATTGGGCAATCAGTCCTTGGGAAG GTCCACTTAGCAATGGTGAGATATCATGAGGCGGGAAGATTCTGTGAGAAGGATGAGCAGTGGGATCAGGACTCGGCCATGTTCCACCTGGAGCGAGCGGCCCAGTGTGGAGAGCTGGAGGCCATCATTGCTTTAGGGCAGTGCTACATGCAACTACCTCATCACATACTGTCCGACGTGGTGCTGGAG GATAACGCAGGAAACCGAATGAAAGGGTTTAAGTACCTGCTGCAGGCCGCTGAGGCAGGTGACAGGTCGTCCATGATTACAGTGGCCAGAGCCTTTGATACTGGGATCAACCTGTCAGCAGACAG GAAGCAGAACTGGGAGGAGGCCGTCCACTGGTACGACAGTGTGCTTAACATGACGGACTATGACGAGGGTGGGGAGTTCGACGGAACGCTGGACGAACCTCGCTACCTGCTGCTGGCCAGAGAGGCCGAGATGTTCCAAGAAGGAGGCCATCACCTGAGCGCAGACCCACAGAGAGCAG GAGACCTGTTTACAGAGGCAGCAGAAGCTGCCATGGAGGCCATGAAAGGACGCCTGGCGAACCAGTACTACATGAAAGCTGAGGAGGCCTGGGCCATGATGGAGGAATAA
- the eef2k gene encoding eukaryotic elongation factor 2 kinase isoform X2, whose translation MEDELMMFDMEEVGSAQRPPAQRNTHKLRASSLSDTNASEEDDEESFISPILSDLAKDTCLYLKNLVHSKQSPNSLPRAHYIHRAAWIRAIEKAKAMPDPWAEFHMEDILTEPCVRYRYSAITRDWVQDQIHIKMASQPFGKGAMRECFRTKKLSNFSHSSNWKAASNYVAKRYMETVNRDVYFEDVRLQMEAKLWGEEYNRHRPPKQVDIMQMCVVEMINRPGQPLFHLEHYIEGKYLKYNSNSGFVRDDNLRLTPQAFSHFTFERSGHQLIVVDIQGVGDLYTDPQIHTDVGTDFGDGNLGVRGMALFFHSHLCNKICKSMGLTPFDTSTAEKSQLDSTNKLLKSAKTVLRGCEEQCGSPRVRTMSTGRAPPLRCRLSETSLWDESSSDAESIPCSPLTLGGLMGKSPLGVSFTGMYEHERLHNAGEHQESESGGDSGYPSEKRSDGDPNDHIDGAHHRYQRHYSESDEDSIRRRKMKPPPGVSDNLYSCTPDNEWMTEEKWTFYHSTRAHVHRSSCVATEVERLESLLQKKIGQSVLGKVHLAMVRYHEAGRFCEKDEQWDQDSAMFHLERAAQCGELEAIIALGQCYMQLPHHILSDVVLEDNAGNRMKGFKYLLQAAEAGDRSSMITVARAFDTGINLSADRKQNWEEAVHWYDSVLNMTDYDEGGEFDGTLDEPRYLLLAREAEMFQEGGHHLSADPQRAGDLFTEAAEAAMEAMKGRLANQYYMKAEEAWAMMEE comes from the exons ATGGAGGACGAGTTGATGATGTTTGACATGGAGGAGGTGGGCAGCGCCCAGAGACCCCCCGCTCAGAGGAATACGCACAAACTGCGGGCCTCCTCCCTCAGCGACACCAACGCCAGCGAAGAGGACGACGAGGAAAGCTTCATTTCCCCCATTTTGAGCGACTTGGCCAAAGACACCTGTCTCTACTTAAAAAACCTGGTGCATTCAAAGCAGTCGCCGAACTCTCTCCCCAGGGCGCACTATATCCACAGG GCTGCATGGATTCGTGCGATTGAAAAGGCCAAAGCAATGCCCGACCCCTGGGCAGAGTTTCACATGGAGGATATTTTGACTGAACCATGCGTTCGTTACAG GTACAGTGCCATCACTCGGGATTGGGTTCAAGACCAGATTCACATCAAGATGGCTTCACag CCGTTTGGGAAAGGAGCCATGAGGGAGTGCTTTAGAAC GAAGAAGCTTTCAAATTTCTCCCACAGCAGTAACTGGAAGGCGGCCTCCAACTATGTGGCCAAGCGTTACATGGAGACGGTGAATCGAGACGTTTACTTTGAGGACGTCCGGCTGCAGATGGAGGCCAAGCTCTGGGGCGAGGAGTACAACCGGCACAGGCCTCCGAAACAG GTGGACATCATGCAGATGTGCGTGGTGGAGATGATTAACAGGCCGGGCCAACCTCTTTTCCATCTGGAGCATTACATCGAGGGCAAATACCTCAAGTACAACTCCAACTCTGGCTTTGTGAGGGACGACAACCTCCGCCTCACTCCACAG GCCTTCAGTCACTTCACCTTCGAGCGCTCGGGTCACCAGCTCATCGTGGTGGACATTCAGGGCGTAGGAGATCTCTACACTGACCCTCAGATCCACACAGATGTGGGGACGGACTTTGGAGACGGGAATCTTG GTGTGAGAGGCATGGCTCTCTTCTTCCACTCCCACCTTTGTAACAAGATCTGTAAAAGCATGGGCCTCACGCCGTTCGACACGTCCACCGCGGAGAAGTCGCAGCTCGACTCCACCAACAAACTGCTG aaGTCGGCCAAAACGGTGCTGAGAGGCTGTGAGGAGCAGTGTGGCTCGCCTCGCGTTCGCACGATGTCGACGGGCCGAGCTCCGCCTTTACGGTGCCGCCTGTCGGAAACTTCACTGTGGGATGAAAGCTCCAGCGACGCCGAATCGATCCCGTGCTCTCCGCTCACCTTGGGCGGATTAATGGGGAAGTCACCTTTAG GCGTGTCCTTCACTGGGATGTACGAGCACGAAAGGCTTCACAACGCAGGAGAACACCAG GAATCTGAGAGTGGAGGAGACAGCGGTTACCCCAGCGAGAAGAGAAGCGACGGCGATCCAAATGATCACATAGACGGG GCCCATCATCGCTACCAAAGACATTACTCTGAATCGGATGAGGACAGTATCCGACGG AGGAAGATGAAACCTCCTCCAGGAGTCTCTGACAACCTCTATTCATGCACACCTGACAATGAATGG ATGACGGAGGAGAAGTGGACCTTCTACCATTCGACTCGAGCTCACGTCCACCGATCTTCCTGCGTGGCTACGGAGGTGGAGCGACTCGAATCACTCCTGCAGAAGAAAATTGGGCAATCAGTCCTTGGGAAG GTCCACTTAGCAATGGTGAGATATCATGAGGCGGGAAGATTCTGTGAGAAGGATGAGCAGTGGGATCAGGACTCGGCCATGTTCCACCTGGAGCGAGCGGCCCAGTGTGGAGAGCTGGAGGCCATCATTGCTTTAGGGCAGTGCTACATGCAACTACCTCATCACATACTGTCCGACGTGGTGCTGGAG GATAACGCAGGAAACCGAATGAAAGGGTTTAAGTACCTGCTGCAGGCCGCTGAGGCAGGTGACAGGTCGTCCATGATTACAGTGGCCAGAGCCTTTGATACTGGGATCAACCTGTCAGCAGACAG GAAGCAGAACTGGGAGGAGGCCGTCCACTGGTACGACAGTGTGCTTAACATGACGGACTATGACGAGGGTGGGGAGTTCGACGGAACGCTGGACGAACCTCGCTACCTGCTGCTGGCCAGAGAGGCCGAGATGTTCCAAGAAGGAGGCCATCACCTGAGCGCAGACCCACAGAGAGCAG GAGACCTGTTTACAGAGGCAGCAGAAGCTGCCATGGAGGCCATGAAAGGACGCCTGGCGAACCAGTACTACATGAAAGCTGAGGAGGCCTGGGCCATGATGGAGGAATAA
- the polr3e gene encoding DNA-directed RNA polymerase III subunit RPC5, protein MASDDDDDPVVEEIDVYLAKSLADKLFLFQYPVRPSTMNYDDINHLAAKIKPKQQRVELEMTVNTMSPNYCRSKGEQIALNVDGTTYEETNTYSGKMMDKQTFTSIQATTNTSRYAAAVFRKGELHVTPLAGILQMRPSFSYLDKADNKTREREAANEGGDSSQDEAEEEAKAITVRFARPESEQARQRRIQSYEFLQKKQAEEPWVHLQYHSVKDGRSEHERQYLFCQSVDASQNSELVKTPKEYLTMLMPPLSEEKVVKPVGPSNVLSMAQLRTLPLGDQVKTLMKNVKVMPFANLMGLLASGTDYTAVMRCIQQVALLVQGNWVVKSDVLYPKNTCSPHSGVPAEVLCRGRDFVMWRFTLERSVMRKEITSIIKLPPEDVKDFLEHVAAPRVNRGWEFLLPTDVDFIKKHPDVAHRQQMLWLGIQSKLEKVFNFSKDDFMPKNCLQPVSVHVSGDQRLKMAQDRVQENRSSLQKDLETRRVGSGVHVKQEPDSVREDEPMDTSPVPNGSVNGYPSTSLPGFDHSNGNGDSVANMASPELQDFVTKTFRKHFVLTLNELKRLFNLHLASMPAGRSVFHSVSDHMLQDAVLLMRCRQIMVPFPAHTTASRDEQKVFGLWESGEDFDKHRRILFELFSKNYKVRRSAVHARLSQEFGDVPKADIDRVLNECCCSHGGMWYLKGTLQS, encoded by the exons ATGGCCAGTGACGACGATGATGACCCCGTCGTAGAGGAG ATCGATGTGTATCTCGCCAAAAGCCTCGCAGACAAGCTGTTTCTTTTCCAG TACCCAGTCCGACCCTCCACAATGAATTATGATGACATCAACCATTTGGCTGCTAAGATCAAGCCAAAGCAGCAGAGA GTGGAGCTGGAGATGACCGTCAACACGATGAGTCCAAACTACTGCCGCAGTAAAGGAGAGCAGATCGCTCTGAATGTGGACGGCACGACTTACGAAGAGACCAACACGTACTCTGG AAAGATGATGGACAAACAGACCTTCACCTCCATCCAGGCCACCACAAACACCTCCAGATATGCTGCTGCAGTTTTCCGCAAAG GTGAGCTTCATGTCACGCCGCTGGCCGGAATCCTTCAAATGAGGCCCAGCTTCTCCTACTTGGACAAAGCTGACAACAAAACCAGAGAGAGGGAGGCGGCCAACGAGG GTGGAGACTCATCCCAGGATGAGGCTGAGGAGGAGGCAAAGGCCATCACG GTGAGATTCGCTCGTCCAGAGTCGGAGCAGGCTCGGCAGAGGAGGATCCAATCCTACGAGTTCCTGCAGAAGAAGCAGGCGGAGGAGCCCTGGGTTCACCTGCAGTACCACAGTGTGAAG GACGGACGCTCAGAGCATGAAAGGCAGTACCTGTTCTGTCAGTCAGTCGACGCCTCTCAGAACTCTGAACTGGTCAAAACTCCAAA GGAGTATCTGACGATGCTGATGCCACCTCTTTCAGAGGAGAAAgt TGTGAAGCCTGTAGGTCCCAGTAACGTGCTCTCTATGGCTCAGCTGCGCACGCTGCCCCTGGGAGACCAAGTCAAGACCCTGATGAAGAACG TGAAGGTGATGCCGTTTGCAAACCTCATGGGCCTCCTCGCTTCCGGCACAGACTACACTGCAGTGATGCGCTGCATCCAGCAGGTGGCACTGCTGGTTCAGGGCAACTGGGTTGTCAAAAG CGATGTTCTTTATCCCAAAAACACGTGCAGTCCTCACAGCGGCGTTCCTGCTGAAGTCCTGTGCCGCGGCAGAGACTTTGTG ATGTGGCGGTTCACTCTGGAACGTTCTGTTATGAGGAAGGAGATTACATCCATCATCAAA CTTCCCCCAGAGGATGTGAAGGACTTCCTGGAGCATGTCGCTGCTCCTCGGGTGAACCGTGGCTGGGAGTTTCTGCTCCCGACTGATGTGGACTTCATTAAGAAACATCCAGATGTTGCCCACAGGCAGCAAATGCTGTGGCTCGGCATTCAGAGCAA GTTGGAGAAGGTGTTTAATTTTTCTAAAGATGACTTCATGCCTAAGAACTGCCTTCAGCCTG TGTCCGTGCACGTTAGTGGTGATCAGCGTCTGAAGATGGCTCAGGATCGAGTGCAGGAAAACCGCTCGTCCCTGCAGAAGGACCTGGAAACGCGGCGAGTAGGAAGTGGCGTTCATGTCAAACAGGAGCCTGACAGCGTGAGGGAAGACGAGCCGATGGACACCTCCCCTGTTCCCAACGGCTCTGTAAACGGATACCCCAGCACCAGCTTGCCGGGGTTCGATCACTCCAACGGTAACGGGGACAGTGTCGCCAACATGGCATCCCCAGAGCTGCAGGACTTTGTGACAAAGACATTCCGGAAGCACTTTGTGCTGACGCTGAACGAGCTGAAGAGGCTGTTCAACCTCCACCTGGCCTCCATGCCGGCAGGACGTAGCGTGTTCCACTCCGTCTCCGACCACATGCTGCAGGACGCCGTTCTGCTGATGCGCTGCAGACAGATCATGGTGCCT TTTCCTGCTCACACCACGGCGTCCCGAGACGAGCAGAAGGTTTTCGGTTTGTGGGAGAGCGGCGAAGACTTCGACAAG CACCGTCGAATTCTCTTTGAACTCTTCTCCAAGAACTACAAAGTCCGGAGATCAGCCGTACACGCGCGACTGTCGCAGGAATTCGGAGACGTGCCAAAGGCCGACATCGACCGGGTTCTAAAC GAATGCTGCTGCAGCCACGGGGGGATGTGGTACCTCAAGGGAACCCTCCAATCCTGA